Sequence from the Pontibacter pudoricolor genome:
GTCCAAAAGACAGGCCAACCGGAAAGGCTTAGGCCTGTAGCTTCCTGTATAGTATCCGGTTTAGCTGTAAGGTAGCTTATCTCCACATTCCCACAAAAATACCCTGCCCCACCCGGGCAGGGTATTTTGCTTTAAGCCAAGTGCCAGGATACCTGTAAGGCCAGTTCTGTCAAAGCTGTCTGCAAAGCCTGGCAGGGGTTGGAAATTGAACAGAAAGACCTATGGACATTTATTCTGCTGCAAAGGTAGCCCTGTGCCCGGACACGGGTACGCTGCGCCAAGGTAGTCCAAACAAAAGGGGTATCCCTGAAGGGAGCCCTCCGCATTTTCTTTGGCTCCACCTTGCCCTTAATCCGGTCCCAGGGCAGGGAGGGCACCATAATCAATTCCTTTCACTAAAAAACTACGATTATGGAAAAGACAGCCAACAAACCAGCATCAGTAAAAGCAGCATCACTTAATAGAGTTGCCGAAGTAAAGCTTACCTACCGCTCGAAGGTAAAGCCATCCGACAGGCCACAGGTCACCAGCTCATCAGACAGCTACCGAATCCTGAAAGAGAGCTGGGACACAGGTAAGCTAGAGTTTGTCGAGCAGTTCAAGGTGCTGCTGCTGAACAGGGCCAACCGGGTGCTGGGCCTCTACGAGCTTTCCTCTGGCGGGGTAGCAGGCACCGTGGCCGATCCCAAACTGGTGTTTATAGCCGCTCTGAAAGCCTGTGCTTCAGCCATTATCCTCTGCCACAACCACCCTTCCGGAAATTTGAAGCCAAGTGCGGCAGACCTGCAACTCACCAAAAAAATGAAGCAGGCAGGCGAAGTGCTTGACATCGCCGTGCTGGATCATATCATACTGACCAGTGAAAGTTATTATTCCCTGGCAGATGAGGGGCTTTTATAGCCCCTCATCTGCCAATACACGTGTGTAAGTGTGCTGAAGTGACACTTACATGGAGTCCCATCTGATATTTAACTTATAAATCAGCACTTCATTTTCAATATTTTATTTATACCTTATGGATAAATAGTTGGCTTTTATCGTTAAACATATATATATATCTTGGGATGAAAGTGAAGGCAATGTTTCTATGGTAGACCTGCAAATGCAGTATTGCACGGAATTTCTCGTGGTAGAATGTGATATGACGCGAGCATATCTCCGGGTTACCTGGCTTAAACAGCCTACAAGCCAGGTCTTTCGGGAACAAATAAGTAACATAACTTCACTGGCTTTGAGGAAGCAGCTGTTCCGTGTCCTGTTCGATGTAAGGAAACGTAATTTCATTAACCTGAGCGATCAGAACTGGTTGCTGCGTGAAATAATACCAAGATTCAAGGGAAAGAAGGTACGGTTTGCCTATGTGGAGACTGTGAAGGGGCTGGAAATGATGGATACCTTCCGGATCCAATATGCCGTGAAGCATTTACTATTGCTGGAAGGAAAATTTGAACTGGAGCTTTTCATAAATCCCGAGGAAGCCCTCCAGTGGCTGTTAGGACATGGCGATGATTTTTATATCTAAGAATCTATGAGCAGCTGCCACCAGGTAAAGCCAAAACGTTATTCCGCCAGGAAATTCTCCTTATGCCCCTGCCTGCAGGCAGGCTCCTGCCCGGGTGAGCGGAGCGCCTGAAGACAAAGGAATTACAAATTGCGCTCACAGATCATTACCGCTGTATTTCCTGCGTAACAATTTCAGATCCCCACTTAACTTGATATCCAGTATTTTGGCATACTGTTATGATGTCCTCAGATTGGTGTTTCCCAGCATTTTCGACACGCTTTCCATGGGTACACTGAGACGCGGAAAAGTTTACCGATGGATTATTCCTGAACCAGACACAAACACAGCGGTGCCTGCTGGACAAGGGGACATCACTCCCCCTCCATCAGAGATAATTGGTCAGGCGTACCAGTTATCAGACATGTACCCATCTGCCTACAGGGTAAAGCAGCCAGACATACCTTCAGCGTATGGTACCGCTTCAGGGGAGGACGGGGCCGGAAGGATTCCTTTGACCTTTCGTGTGGCTGCCTATCGATGGGCTCCAAAGTATCGCTTCAAGAATGCAGCTGTAAAGCAAAAAGATCGGGTCATAATGCTGTCTTACATCTAAATCAAGCTATGGTAACGGATATCCCATGAACTGAGTGTGAGCTTACAGCATAACGATCTGTTTTATTTTGTCCAGCAGCAGTTGCAGCCGATCCGACTCACTTAAATGAGCTGACAGGGTTTCATCCCTGTAGCGGCTGTCTAAGATTTGCCTGTATTCCTGCTGTAAATACTGCCTCACTTCTGCTGGTGCGCTGGCAATTTCATCTATGAGGTGCAGCCTGTTGTCTGTTAAATAGATTATATCCTCAAAATCATGACTCATAAGGGGGTTGCCACCACGGCTGTGATAGGCGGAAAACTTGGTAGCCAGGAAGTAGGCCACCGGCAGTACCCGAATTTTCAGATCTGGTGCCAGATCAATAAAATTCGAATGGTCCAGCCCTGGCTGATACCACGGGTTGGAGAAACCAAGTATCTGCGGGTCGTCAGGCATGACGTCTATGGTAATACCGTCAAAGGTAAAGCGGCAAATTACAGGGCTTGAAGGGTCCGGGTAAAACCTGAGCTCCTGAAGACGTTCCTGCAGCCGGTTCCAGGCTCCGTAGCCTGCCAGCGCCACGCTCAGATCAATATCACTGGTAGGACGCACTGTATCAGCTGCCGGGTCGTCTGCATAAAGACTAAGTGTGGCCCCTCCCACAAAAACCATCTCCTGCCGCAGCTCCTGCAGACCTTCTGCGACCTTGATGATGACTTCTTTATTAATTTGGTTACCATCCATTTAAAACTCTTTTTTCTAATTCAACCGCTGCCAGTTCCCTTTCTCTCACCCTGCCTACGCGCAGTGCGTCAACCAGTGCGAGCAACTCATATAGCTTTACATTTTGTATTGCAGCCTCTACCACAGTAGGGTAGAGCGGCTCCACGCCCTGCCCCCTCACCTCACCTTTCGGGTAGGGCCAAACCAGTTTATCACCGCTCATTATTATGTTGCTCAGTGGTGGCGCGCTGTAAGCCGTCGGAATACCCCTTACAATAGCCCCGGGGTTCTGAGGAAACACATACCGCAGTCCATACTTCAGGAACTCCATCAATGCGTTCCGCATCACATTTTTCTTTGATCCATCTATCAGCCCGGCCACATGGGATCTCTGGAGTG
This genomic interval carries:
- a CDS encoding JAB domain-containing protein, translating into MEKTANKPASVKAASLNRVAEVKLTYRSKVKPSDRPQVTSSSDSYRILKESWDTGKLEFVEQFKVLLLNRANRVLGLYELSSGGVAGTVADPKLVFIAALKACASAIILCHNHPSGNLKPSAADLQLTKKMKQAGEVLDIAVLDHIILTSESYYSLADEGLL
- a CDS encoding nucleotidyl transferase AbiEii/AbiGii toxin family protein, which encodes MDGNQINKEVIIKVAEGLQELRQEMVFVGGATLSLYADDPAADTVRPTSDIDLSVALAGYGAWNRLQERLQELRFYPDPSSPVICRFTFDGITIDVMPDDPQILGFSNPWYQPGLDHSNFIDLAPDLKIRVLPVAYFLATKFSAYHSRGGNPLMSHDFEDIIYLTDNRLHLIDEIASAPAEVRQYLQQEYRQILDSRYRDETLSAHLSESDRLQLLLDKIKQIVML